The sequence GATAAAGCCCTTTACATAGAATATAATAATTCATTTGAAAATAAACCCACTCTTGTTTTTTTACATGACTCGTTGGGATCTGTACAACTTTGGAGGGATTTACCCGCCAGGCTTTCAGAAGAAACCCATTGTAATGTTCTTGTCTATGACCGTCTAGGATATGGGAAATCTTATCCAATGCCTACTCATATAAGACCAGTAAATTATATGGAATTGGAAGCTGATCTATTAAACGACCTTTTAGTAGAGCTTAATATCAACAATTCAATTTTATTCGGACACAGCGATGGAGGAACAATTGCTTTAATTACTGCAGCAAAATATCCGGAAAGGGTAGGAGCTGTAATTTGTGAAGCCGGACATATCTTTGTAGAAGAAGTAACCTTAAAAGGCGTTTATGATGCCTGGGAAGCTTATAAGACCACAAATTTACCTGAACGTCTGCAGAAATACCATGGTGATAAAGTAGACATGTTATTCAAAGCCTGGA is a genomic window of Chryseobacterium nakagawai containing:
- a CDS encoding alpha/beta fold hydrolase — its product is MVENKIVNIGDKALYIEYNNSFENKPTLVFLHDSLGSVQLWRDLPARLSEETHCNVLVYDRLGYGKSYPMPTHIRPVNYMELEADLLNDLLVELNINNSILFGHSDGGTIALITAAKYPERVGAVICEAGHIFVEEVTLKGVYDAWEAYKTTNLPERLQKYHGDKVDMLFKAWTETWTRADYRSWNIEYLLKDITCPLLFIQGENDEYGTLDQVDKTVTQVSGSAEEYIIPGIGHTPHKEAPELVLEKAIEFIRNNS